One Gordonia pseudamarae genomic window, GAGGCTCTTGGGCCGCAGGTCCGTCCAGTTCTCTTCGACGTACTTCAAGCAGGCCTCACGGCTCTCCTCGCCGAACACCTTCGTCCAGCCGGCCGGGATGTCGGCAAAGGTCGGCCACAACGAGTGCTGGTTCTCGTCGTTGACCAGCACGAAGAAACGGCCGTTCTCGTCGTCAAAGGGGTTGGTCATTCACTTTCTCCTTTTCTCAGAAATACACTGTAGGGCATGTCGTGATATCGGCTACGCGTCCTGCTCGCCGCCACTTCTCCGCCCGGCCGCCGCATGCAGCAGCGCCCGCTCGAGCTCGGGACCGATCACCGACAGTGCCTCTGGATTGGCCAGACCAAGATGGTAGGTGTCCACCGGAACCTCGCTCACCTTGCCGGACACGTAGCCACGCCACGCCTCGGCCACCGCCGACGGATCGTCCTTGTCGGCGGTCGCCACAAACACCTGCAGGTCACCCTCGTAGTGCCGCGGCCGGAAGCCCCACAGCACCGCGCCGGCCGACGAGAAGGAATCCATCACCCGGCCCACCTCGTCCTCGGTGAACAGACCCATCGCGGCGATCTGCTGCCGGACCACGTCGACCGCCTCCTCAGGCGTGCTGACCGTCAGGTCACCGAGATCGAACAGATCACGCCAACCGCCGAGGAGGTCGGCCACCACCTCGGCCCCGTCCGGCTCGGTCCCGTCCGGCTGCGCCGGCTCCTCACCGTCGTGTGCGGCGCCGACGTCGGGGCACGTGGGTGAACCCGCAGCCGGGAGATCACCGTCGGCGGCCACCGGTGCCGTGGACCCGGCATCGGTGGCCGAATCAGCGGTGGCCGAATCGTCCACATCCACGGCCCGGGCGTCGGCGACCGGCTCCTCAGCACCGGATACCGCCGCATCGCCCGACTCCGGCACCACCGGAAGCGGCGCGGTATCCATGACCCCGAGGTAGGCGACCGTCTGGGCGTCACGTTGCAGCAGGGTGGCCATCGCCTGGGCGATCACCCCACCGACCGACCAGCCCAGCAGGTGGTACGGACCGGTCGGCTGAACCCGGCGGATCTCCTCGACATACCTCGCGGCGAGTTCGTCCGCGTCGGTGCGGGTCGGTTCATCGGCGACCACATGCGGATCCTGCAGACCATAGATCGGCCTGTCCTGCAGATACGGCGCCAGTCCGCCGTAGAACCACGACAGACCACCCGCCGGATGCACACAGAACAGCGGTGCCCGGTCGCCCTGGGCGCGCAATGTCAGCAGCACTCCGTTGGCCGCGCGGGCCTCCGATTCCACCTGGAAGGCGATCCCCCGAACCGTGGGGTCCGAGAACAGACCGGCCAGCCCGACATCGATGCCGTGGTCGGCGCGGAGCCGTTCGACGACCCGCACCGCCGACAGCGAGTTACCGCCGAGGTCGAAGAACGACGCGGTCGCCGACACCTGTTCGAGCCCGAGTACCTGCCCGAAGACCTGCGCGACGATGGTCTCCATCGGTCCTGCGGGGGGCACGAAGCCGGCAACGAACGCCGACGGGTCGGGTTCGGGCAGTGCGCGGCGATCGATTTTGCCCGCGGCATTGAACGGCAACTCGTCCAGTGACACCCACACCGACGGCACCATGTAGGCGGCCAGCGAATCGGCGACCTCAGCCCGCACCGCGTCGGTATCCACCGACGCGGGCGAGACATAGGCCACCAGATACTGGCCGCCGCCGGACGCCACCCCCACGGCCGCGGCGCAGTGCACCACCCCCGACGATGCCGCGATCACAGACTCGATCTCACCGAGTTCGATGCGCTGACCGCGCAGCTTCACCTGGAAATCGGTGCGGCCCAGGTACTCCAGCTCACCACCGGAACCCTGATCGGTGCGCACCCAGCGCACCAGGTCGCCGGTGCGGTAGAGCCGCTCACCCGGTGCTCCGTACAGGTCGGCCACAAATCGATCGGCGGTCAGATCCGCGCGCGAGGCATATCCGCGCGCCAGCTGCGGACCACCCACGTACAGCTCCCCGGGGACGCCCGCCGGCACCGGATGCAGCCGCGCGTCCAGGACCCGGGCCACCGTGTACGAGGTGGGTCCGCCGATCGGCACGGCGGGTCCGGGGTCTCTCAGCGCTTCGGTGGCGGTGACGCAGATGGCGCCCTCGGTCGGACCGTACATGTTGCGGATGCGCGTGAACGGCCACAACTCATTGACCCGACGGACCAGCGCCGGTGTCACCGCCTCGCCACCGACATCGAGATGGTTCAGCCTGATCGACGAGAGCTGCCGCTCGTCGAGCACATCGAGCATCGTCGACAGCATCGACGGCACCAGCAGCACCGCGGTCACCGAGTGCCGGGCGAATACCTCGGCCAGCGCACGCGGGTCACGCTGCTGACCTTCGGCGAGCACGACGAGGGTGCCGCCCGCGGCAATCGGACGCAGGAGCTCGAGCACCAACGCGTCGAACGTCGCTGCCGACACCTGACCGAACACCTCCCCGTCACCGTAGCCGTGGGACGCCGCGTCATGACGCATGTGGGCGACGATGGCCCGGTGCGAGACCACCACGCCCTTGGGCCGTCCGGTCGATCCCGAGGTGAACATGGTGTACGCCGCAGCGTCGGGCGAGCGCACGAACGACTGTGCGGCGACGATCTCGGTGGCGGTCACCGATGATTCATCGTGC contains:
- a CDS encoding MbtH family protein — translated: MTNPFDDENGRFFVLVNDENQHSLWPTFADIPAGWTKVFGEESREACLKYVEENWTDLRPKSLIDAMEADKAQS